A genomic window from candidate division TA06 bacterium includes:
- a CDS encoding PAS domain-containing sensor histidine kinase, whose amino-acid sequence MLSWLWFLAIPFLAGIFLASQTLALKIAGGGGMLLLFGWGAWLYFNLSRQKSRTERVLDDLAQSKDEAGRQKSQSQELARQREKLEESRKELECQLQELKSAWDSLPAGMMLISKPEGKVLSINSEAERISGYRAIEIVGRNWEQALIAPQNPAQENSRIQAIKDKDLAELDQDKIILKDGTELEVYSRIWNLPGGRRTGWMFYPKNQAMDYNRLREEFITNISHELRTPLTVIKGYAEILYEDAKASGNEQADLMKVIVDEGDRLAGLLDSIINFRQASSGMLGLRQEKVDIIALLNAVIHDLEPKASKKSVKILKKLPVTLAPSRGDFNALRFAFSNILDNAVKFNTPGGGITVETGGWRLEDGMWKMQVHISDTGTGIAPEVLPHIFEKFYRTDQEVHTIQGTGIGLSLTKEILETHGGNIAVESTVGKGTKFTVSLPMSE is encoded by the coding sequence ATGCTTTCCTGGCTGTGGTTTTTAGCCATACCCTTTTTGGCCGGAATATTTCTGGCCTCCCAGACGCTGGCGCTGAAGATCGCCGGCGGAGGCGGGATGCTGCTGCTCTTCGGCTGGGGGGCCTGGCTCTATTTTAACTTGTCCCGCCAGAAGTCCAGGACCGAGCGGGTCCTGGACGACCTGGCCCAGTCCAAAGACGAAGCCGGACGCCAGAAGTCCCAGAGCCAGGAGCTGGCCCGCCAGAGGGAGAAGCTGGAGGAGTCCCGGAAAGAGCTGGAGTGCCAGCTGCAGGAGTTGAAAAGCGCCTGGGACAGCCTACCGGCAGGAATGATGCTGATCAGCAAGCCCGAAGGCAAAGTGCTCTCCATAAATTCCGAAGCCGAACGGATCAGCGGCTACCGGGCCATCGAGATCGTGGGGCGCAACTGGGAGCAAGCCCTGATTGCTCCGCAAAATCCGGCCCAGGAAAATTCCCGAATCCAGGCCATAAAGGACAAGGACCTGGCCGAACTAGATCAGGATAAAATAATCTTAAAGGACGGAACCGAACTGGAGGTCTATTCCCGGATTTGGAATCTGCCCGGCGGCCGGCGGACCGGCTGGATGTTCTATCCCAAAAACCAGGCCATGGACTACAACCGGTTGCGGGAAGAGTTCATCACCAACATCTCTCACGAGCTGCGGACGCCGTTGACGGTGATCAAGGGCTATGCCGAAATTCTTTACGAAGACGCCAAAGCCAGCGGGAACGAACAGGCCGACCTGATGAAGGTGATAGTGGACGAAGGCGACCGGCTGGCCGGGCTGCTGGATTCCATCATCAATTTTCGGCAGGCCAGTTCCGGGATGCTGGGCCTGCGCCAGGAAAAGGTGGACATCATCGCCCTGCTGAATGCGGTGATCCACGACCTGGAGCCCAAGGCCTCCAAAAAATCCGTCAAGATTCTGAAAAAGCTTCCGGTCACTCTGGCGCCCTCTCGCGGAGATTTTAACGCGCTGCGTTTTGCCTTCAGCAATATCCTGGATAATGCGGTGAAATTCAACACCCCGGGCGGCGGCATTACCGTGGAGACCGGGGGCTGGAGGCTGGAGGACGGGATGTGGAAGATGCAGGTCCACATCAGCGATACCGGAACCGGGATTGCCCCCGAGGTGCTGCCCCACATCTTTGAAAAGTTTTACCGCACCGACCAGGAGGTGCACACCATCCAGGGGACCGGGATTGGTCTTTCTTTGACCAAGGAGATCCTAGAGACTCACGGCGGAAACATCGCGGTGGAAAGCACGGTGGGCAAGGGGACCAAGTTCACGGTCAGCCTGCCGATGTCGGAGTAG
- a CDS encoding response regulator, producing MPKKIMVIDDEPYIARVIKFKLEQEGYTVFSANDGLTGLEKIKQEKPDLVLLDVMMPGLTGYEVCQKIKADPQLANIPVVILTAKGQERDREEGLSVGASDYITKPFSPNRLLELVRNMVGENA from the coding sequence ATGCCCAAGAAAATCATGGTGATTGATGACGAGCCCTACATAGCCCGGGTCATCAAATTCAAGCTGGAGCAGGAGGGCTACACCGTGTTCTCGGCCAATGACGGCCTGACCGGGCTGGAGAAGATCAAGCAGGAAAAGCCGGACCTGGTGCTTTTGGACGTGATGATGCCGGGGCTGACCGGGTACGAGGTCTGCCAAAAGATCAAGGCCGACCCCCAGCTGGCCAACATTCCGGTAGTCATTTTAACCGCCAAGGGCCAGGAGCGCGACCGGGAAGAGGGTTTAAGCGTGGGAGCTAGCGATTACATCACCAAGCCTTTTTCGCCCAACCGCCTGTTGGAGTTGGTGCGCAATATGGTGGGAGAGAACGCTTAG